In Tachypleus tridentatus isolate NWPU-2018 chromosome 7, ASM421037v1, whole genome shotgun sequence, a genomic segment contains:
- the LOC143256945 gene encoding BBSome complex assembly protein BBS10-like isoform X1: MSAVTVKFIKHLVDYIGSLMEKSYGPCGRSSLCVSAVGQIEISSSGISILEAARINHPIAKVIHCAVKNHHEIVGDGTKTFVLLLKAIFNELSKYITEISYIPQKQGAKEIKTKIRLELSNLYYILPEYFGQLRDNKMIQHLFLHENNLSLVKSCVQNLLKTFLTGKFGQLVTHWLVELCYNLIFFSVYNISKFSEVIQYLITNFHLLCCRINVLPIQLSRIVEGFVLTRDFTVPWKGYTSKEEELNFIVILPSDDKQSICNEVILKITQPQDVEMFLLSPSSFYKSAIETLQQHQIQLILSHNSLPESFKTLCYEEDIAVIAGVLREELLHLVSLCRIQPVISLQETLTASKIGKAQFVRPLALEAKWYIQIGIKLSDIDMLLVPHYLVLCGPTEGICKQYFSESFNSLKVVASWIDNNCHHTCHGVQPFSSTYCCQEDSSENDVSSKSINSCDISTKFNVPKENNKVNLSLSNLRQQNKIGWFEETFMNENWKIRVTSSSDEHSLQTTLRKSGIEDYPVTSREHGYKLTKMVEPSLWNYDQGVCCPGGSFWELALISLLRKSHKRDTESKNAIAMEVLTSSLLYIPILLHKMSLKSKQNTIHVYQELEDSLQKNLVVCMDGVSGCVISVEECTARESVASKELLLCSVLKLVIQLLKLDCIVNIPKLPKALGED; encoded by the coding sequence ATGTCAGCAGTAACTGTGAAATTCATTAAGCATCTTGTTGATTACATTGGTTCTTTGATGGAAAAGTCGTATGGACCTTGTGGACGATCATCTCTCTGTGTATCAGCTGTAGGTCAGATTGAAATCTCTAGTAGTGGCATTTCCATCTTGGAAGCAGCTAGGATTAATCATCCAATAGCAAAAGTTATTCATTGTGCTGTTAAGAATCATCATGAAATTGTAGGTGATGGAACTAAAACTTTTGTCTTACTTTTGAAGGCCATTTTTAATGAACTCTCAAAGTACATAACTGAAATTAGCTATATCCCACAAAAGCAAGGAGcaaaggaaataaaaacaaaaattagactGGAACTTAGTAACTTGTATTACATATTACCAGAATACTTTGGGCAACTCAGGGATAATAAAATGATACAACACCTTTTTCtccatgaaaataatttatctttagttAAATCTTGTGTTCAGAATTTGCTGAAAACATTTTTGACAGGAAAGTTTGGACAACTTGTTACCCATTGGCTGGTGGAACTGTGCTATAACTtgatttttttcagtgtttataaTATAAGCAAGTTCAGTGAAGTGATtcagtatttaattacaaactttcACCTCTTGTGTTGTAGGATAAATGTCTTACCCATCCAACTTTCTAGGATTGTGGAAGGGTTTGTTCTGACTCGTGATTTTACTGTCCCATGGAAAGGCTACACAAGTAAGGAGGAAGAATTGAATTTCATTGTTATTCTTCCTTCTGATGACAAGCAGTCCATCTGTAATGaagttattttaaagataacacAGCCACAAGATGTTGAAATGTTTCTGTTGTCACCATCTTCATTTTATAAATCAGCCATAGAAACCTTGCAGCAGCATCAAATTCAGCTGATTTTATCTCATAACAGTTTACCTgaaagtttcaaaactttatgTTACGAGGAGGATATAGCTGTGATTGCAGGTGTTTTGAGGGAAGAGTTGTTACATCTAGTCTCTCTCTGTAGAATTCAGCCAGTAATATCTCTGCAGGAAACCTTGACTGCATCAAAGATTGGAAAGGCACAATTTGTAAGACCATTAGCACTAGAAGCTAAGTGGTATATTCAGATAGGAATAAAATTGTCTGACATAGATATGCTATTAGTTCCTCATTATCTGGTTTTGTGTGGTCCAACAGAAGGAATTTGCAAACAGTATTTTAGTGAAAGTTTTAATTCCCTTAAGGTAGTTGCTTCTTGGATAGACAATAACTGTCACCATACTTGTCATGGAGTACAGCCATTTTCTTCAACTTATTGTTGCCAAGAAGATTCTTCTGAGAATGATGTATCATCTAAGTCTATAAATTCTTGTGatatttcaacaaaatttaaTGTTCCTAAAGAGAATAATAAAGTTAATCTATCCTTGTCAAATTTAAGACAGCAAAACAAGATAGGATGGTTTGAAGAAACTTTTATGAATGAAAACTGGAAAATTCGTGTTACGTCAAGTTCTGATGAGCATTCTTTACAAACTACTTTAAGGAAATCTGGCATTGAAGATTATCCAGTCACTTCAAGAGAGCATggatataaattaacaaaaatggtTGAACCATCTTTGTGGAACTATGATCAAGGGGTATGTTGTCCAGGAGGTTCATTCTGGGAGTTGGCACTCATTTCCTTACTTAGAAAGTCCCACAAAAGAGATACAGAAAGCAAGAATGCTATTGCCATGGAAGTTCTTACATCTTCTTTACTTTATATTCCAATCTTATTACATAAAATGTCTCTTAAAAGTAAACAGAATACTATTCACGTTTATCAAGAGTTGGAAGACAGTTTGCAAAAAAACTTGGTAGTATGTATGGATGGAGTTTCTGGTTGTGTTATTTCAGTGGAAGAATGTACAGCAAGAGAGTCTGTGGCATCTAAAGAATTGCTGCTATGTAGTGTGTTGAAATTGGTTATTCAGCTTCTAAAACTTGATTGTATTGTCAACATTCCAAAATTACCAAAAGCACTGGGTGAggattaa